The Terriglobus sp. TAA 43 sequence GCCAGCCGATCGTAGCCGTGGCCCATCCATTGTAGGCAAGCCGATGCGTATCTGCGAAGACGAACGCGGACTTCACATACGAAAAGTCGTCAATAAGGCCGGACTCAACAAAGGGCCGCGTTAACAGCGCGGCAATCAGCCAGAGCAGGGCGCAAAACAGCCCGTCCCATCGTTCCAATCCATTTTCTGTTCTAGCGGAGTGCACAGACATCCTGTGGGTGACGTTACCAAACCCTCGTGACAATGGCGAGTGCGTTAGACTCAGCCGCATGTACACACGCGAACGCGCCTGGGAATTGCTGAATGAATGGACGACCTCACCCAGCCTGATCAAACACGCACTTGCAGTGGAAATATGTACCCGTAGCTATGGAGAACGCGAGGCGAAACGGTTGGGACTGAATGGCGAAACCGCCACAGAATTTATTGCGAAATACAGTATGGCCGCCCTGCTGCATGATTTTGATTACGACCGTCATCCATCGTTGGAGGAGCATCCTTTCGTGGGCAATCGGGTGCTAACCGAGCAGGGATGGCCTGAAGAGATCCGGCATGCCATCCTGGCACACGCCTCTTATACGGGCGCCGCGCGTGCAAGCCATCTTGACC is a genomic window containing:
- a CDS encoding HD domain-containing protein, which produces MYTRERAWELLNEWTTSPSLIKHALAVEICTRSYGEREAKRLGLNGETATEFIAKYSMAALLHDFDYDRHPSLEEHPFVGNRVLTEQGWPEEIRHAILAHASYTGAARASHLDRALFACDELAGFLTACALVKPTKSIHDVEVASVKKKMKDKAFARGVNREDIVEGAVLLGIPMEEHIENCLRAMQANAAELALEGVTASN